The following proteins are co-located in the Echinicola sp. 20G genome:
- the trkA gene encoding Trk system potassium transporter TrkA, protein MAMNIVIAGAGDMGFHLAESLSYENKDITLIDTDKDILEHVASRLDVLTVIGDSASIEVLQNANVKEAHMVMAVTTSEKTNIVTAMLAKQLGAKRVIARVRNHDYLLDENISYFHNLGIDNIISPTMLCSGEIHRMIQNSTFSDIFDFEEGKLNVVGLILNQYSSLVNKKLSETREMPIFDDIRIIAIVRDQMTIIPRGNTVLRNNDHVYFISNKKANESIVQLMDQREITIKNVMIIGGDDLAFTSALKLEPEYRVTLIHKDKERCKWLSERLDSTLVIHGDYKNIELLIEEGLEEMQAFLALTESSETNIITSLSAKNHGVYKTIAHVDTREYIHISHSIGVDSLINKKLVAANQITRYLRKGKVEAISGIYGVDAEFIQYVISKNNRLTKKCLSELHFPSTAIVAGVIRGEEVFIPDGDFKLQMNDKAIVLALPSAKSNLEKLFN, encoded by the coding sequence ATGGCCATGAATATAGTAATTGCTGGGGCCGGTGACATGGGTTTTCACCTGGCCGAGTCCCTTAGCTATGAAAATAAAGACATTACTTTAATCGATACCGACAAGGATATTCTTGAGCACGTTGCGTCCAGATTGGATGTGCTGACTGTAATTGGTGATTCTGCTTCTATCGAAGTCCTTCAAAACGCCAATGTGAAAGAAGCCCACATGGTGATGGCCGTAACTACTTCGGAAAAGACGAATATTGTGACGGCCATGCTGGCCAAGCAATTAGGGGCCAAAAGAGTCATAGCCAGGGTCAGGAACCACGATTACTTGTTGGATGAAAATATATCCTATTTCCATAATTTGGGAATTGATAACATTATTTCACCAACCATGCTTTGTAGCGGTGAGATTCATAGGATGATTCAAAACTCTACCTTCTCAGATATTTTTGATTTTGAAGAAGGAAAACTCAATGTCGTTGGCTTGATCCTTAACCAATATTCTTCTTTGGTCAACAAGAAACTCTCTGAAACCAGGGAGATGCCCATTTTTGATGACATCAGAATTATTGCCATAGTTCGGGATCAAATGACCATTATTCCAAGAGGAAATACGGTCCTGAGAAACAATGATCACGTTTACTTTATATCCAATAAAAAAGCCAATGAATCCATCGTTCAGCTGATGGATCAAAGGGAAATTACCATCAAGAATGTTATGATCATCGGTGGTGACGACTTGGCCTTCACTTCCGCTTTGAAGCTCGAACCTGAGTATAGAGTGACATTAATCCACAAGGACAAGGAGCGTTGCAAGTGGCTTTCAGAAAGGTTGGATTCTACTTTGGTCATTCATGGAGATTATAAAAATATTGAATTGTTGATAGAAGAAGGGCTTGAAGAAATGCAGGCTTTTTTAGCACTTACTGAAAGCTCCGAGACCAATATCATCACCAGCCTTAGCGCCAAAAACCATGGTGTATACAAAACCATAGCGCATGTGGATACCCGGGAGTATATCCATATTTCCCATAGTATTGGAGTGGATTCCCTGATCAATAAAAAACTGGTTGCTGCCAATCAAATTACACGGTATTTGAGAAAAGGAAAAGTAGAGGCCATTTCAGGGATTTATGGGGTAGATGCAGAGTTTATCCAATATGTGATTTCCAAGAACAATAGGTTGACCAAAAAGTGCTTAAGTGAGTTGCATTTTCCAAGCACAGCAATAGTGGCAGGGGTAATTAGAGGAGAAGAAGTTTTTATACCAGATGGAGATTTTAAGTTGCAGATGAATGATAAAGCCATAGTTTTGGCACTTCCATCAGCAAAATCCAACTTGGAAAAATTATTTAATTGA